A window of Gloeothece verrucosa PCC 7822 genomic DNA:
AGACGAAAGGCAATTTGCCCCAACTGTCACCTCTAACTCCCAATTTCCTCCTAATTTTGCATTTCCCGTAGGAGTTGCTGAAGCCCTGATATTTGCCTCTGTTAATTGATGCAGTTTCTTGACGAATTCCTTTCCGACATTACCTGCGGCTACATTACAGCCATACAAAAGTAAATTAGGATTAGTTACCGAAAACCATTGTTTTAAGGAATTCCCATATTTATTTAAAGTCTCCAAATTCAGTTGAGTATTACCGAGATATAAACAGCCGGGTGAACCATGAGAAACTAGATGAACCGTATCTATATCTTGACGATGCCGCAAAACTTCTGTAATTTGTTCTATGCCATCTCTATTTGTAGGGATTAAAATTACTTCTATATCTGGCAAACTTTGCGTCATTAAACTTTGGTAATTTTCTACACCTGCATCGATAAATACGATTTTAGAAGATAATTTTATTTGAGACAGACTTTCAATGAATTGAGCTTGCATTGCTGATTGTAACATAAATGATATGATGGTTAAATTAAAAAATAAAGTAAATAAAATTAATAATAATTAACTTTTGACATAAAAATTAAACCAACAAAAATAGAAATGATTTGAGGATAGATAATAGTTGCCCATTTCCAAAATCATAATTTTTTACTCCTAATTATGGTCAAGCTTGAGTTAGTTCATTAATAGGAGTTAGGCACTCCTGATGAAAAACAACAATTTTATGTCATCCTGAGCCTTGCGAAGGATCTCGAACCATCTCAAACTCTTGTGATTTGGTTATGGTGCGTAAGTCCTAATTAATAAATGTAGAGTGCAAATGTAAGGATTTCGGGTGGACAAAATTTTTTTGGAGTAGTTAATCAATCAAAATTAGGAGTTACGCACTGCGATTAAAAACAACGCCTAAGTCCTAAAAATTAGGTGACCGTTTTTTGGTACAAAAGTATTAAATATGCTCTACTGTACGGCTCTTACGTACTTTGAATTATAAGAAAAGCTTATATATTTTAGTGGGAGTAGAGGCACAGATAAATTTGAGGATAAATCGGATATCGGCTTATCATAAGTATTTTAAAATACATACTTGTGAAAATTATCAAGAGTTTATGAAAAAAACCTTAAGTGTTAACTTAGATTTAATATTAAGAATTTAAAATCTTTTTGAAACACTCAGTAAATTTGCTGAAAGTTTC
This region includes:
- a CDS encoding DUF4347 domain-containing protein; its protein translation is MLQSAMQAQFIESLSQIKLSSKIVFIDAGVENYQSLMTQSLPDIEVILIPTNRDGIEQITEVLRHRQDIDTVHLVSHGSPGCLYLGNTQLNLETLNKYGNSLKQWFSVTNPNLLLYGCNVAAGNVGKEFVKKLHQLTEANIRASATPTGNAKLGGNWELEVTVGANCLSSLAFNLESLKDYSSVLLTPVLVGTYDTPGYARNVQVVNNLAYVADYRSGLQIIDITNPASPVLKGTYSGNAWNVQVVGNLAYVKELIILLMRLWMCKW